The Candidatus Zixiibacteriota bacterium nucleotide sequence AGGCAAGGGGATAAGGATCGGGATGCTGGATACCGGTTACTTTTTGCATCATCGAGCATTTCAGTATCTGCTCGATTCGAACCGGATTGTAGCCACTCGTGATTTCATAAACGGAGGAATTTATGTGGAAGATCCAGCAGGTCAGCAAACTATTCATGGGACTTACACTTTATCAGCTTTAGCCGGTTATGTGCCGGATACTTTGATTGGACCGGCATATAACTCTGAATTCGTTTTAGCCAAGACAGAAATCGTAAACCAGGAGATTCAAATTGAAGAAGATCACTGGGTAGCAGGGATTGAATGGGAAGAAAGTTTAGGCGTGGATATAGTCTCCTCCTCCTTGGGGTACAACCGTTTCGATGATAGCACCGGTTATACCTGGGCAGACCTTGACGGCCACACGGCTGTAGTGACCATCGCGGCGGAGATGGCAGTTTCCAAAGGGGTGATAGTGGTAAATGCAGCCGGGAACGAAAGGAATACCCCCTGGCATTATATAATCGCTCCCGCAGACGGCGACAGCGTGATTGCAGTCGGGGCAGTTGATTTGAATGGAAATATTGCATCATTCAGCTCGGCTGGTTTCCCTTGGGATTTTCAAAAAGGGAAGATAAAACCGGATGTGTGTGCCTGTGGTGTGGGGACTTACTGTGCTGATGCTGGAGGTGGTTATGCTTATGTAAATGGAACATCCCTTTCGACTCCTCTGGTGGCTGGTACGTGCGCCCTTGTACTTCAGACTGACACGACTTTAAAACCGATGCAGTTGAGGGATAGATTGTGGAGGACTGCCTATGGGGTTTCTTCTCCGGATACCCTGTATGGCTACGGGATAGTCGATGCAGTTAGGGCAGCCGGGTTCAATTATGCCTTAGCTCAGACCGAGAAAAAAATCTTTGCCTTTCCTAACCCGTTTGAAGATGACCTCACTATCCTTGTGAAGGCTTCTCAGACTTCGCAGGTTCAGTTCTCGATCTTCAATGCCGCAGGCGAAAAGGTCTTGAAGAGCAATCCCTCTCTTTATGATGCGGAAAATTACGTATTCTTCTGGAACGGGAAAAACGAGAGGGACGAGGAAATTGCTTCCGGAGTCTATCTGGTTAAGGTGGACATAGATGGCAATTCGGAGATAATCAAGGTGTTTAAGAATAGATAACGGATGACGGATAAAAAAGTTCAAAGTTTCAATAGTTCAAGGGAGAAAAAAAATATATTCTTGATGATGGGTTTCGAAGGACGAATAATGGATAAAAAATGTAGGGGTGGGGTTACCCCGACCAAACTCATAATAGACGGAGGGCGAGGAAACCTCACCCCTACAAATCGTCGGTATATAACCAAGGGTGGCACCCTCAAACTTGTTTGAGGGTGGATCTCTTACAAAGAATCCAATTAAAATCTTGACAAAAAAAGATTTTATGTTTTATTAATCTAAACGGAGGTCGCCTATAGAGCTTGTTTAAAGATTTGGTTTTACCGTTTTTAACGGAAAGGAAAAGGAACCTTATTTATGGGCGATAATTTTAACAGCCGAAAAATCTATTCGGCTTTTTTTATGACAAGGAATCAATAACAAAACGGAGGGTTGAATGAGTTTTAACAAAAAAATCACCTTATTATTAACTCTCTTTTTGCTGGCGCCTTGTCTGAGCATGGCCGGGGACTACATCAATTACTCCCTGGAGACCCCAGCTTCAGGACTGGCTGGCAATAGTGTGGTGGAGATTGTCTGGGATGGGTATTATCTCTGGGTTGGGACTGGCAGCGGCCTTAGCAGGTCATCAGATGGCGGCACTACCTGGCAGACTTCTGACCATACTAACGGCTTAAACCAGGACGGGATTTCAGCTATAGCTTTTAAAGAAAAAGATTCGACCATATGGGTTGCTACTTCCTATACCCAGATCATTGATGGAGTTCCTATTCCTTTCGGAAGCGGGTTTAACCAGACCAAAAGAGATATTATCAGTTGGGCTTCATCTCAACCAGAACAGGCAAGCAGCGTAGGGAAGCTGGCTTACGATTTAGCTATTTCCGACACCACGGTCTGGGCAGGCTGCTTTTACGGCGGACTGATTCGGTTCAAGGATGAAGGGGTAACCTGGGAAAATGTTTTTATAGATTCTGTTTCCAGATATGATTACGAAAACGGGCTATACCAGGATTTCCGCAACCGGGTTTTCGCGGTTACGACAGACCATTCTGACCCTGACCCCGATACTACTTTCATCTTGTCAGGGACTGCGGCGGGAATATTCAAATTCGTTTACACTACAGCAGATACCGCAGATACAGTCATAGCTTATCAGCATGATGATACTATTTCGACTACCATTTCCGGCAATTTCGTGATCTCACTGGGAGTTCAGAAATTCGGAAACAACAGGAAAATAATCTGGGCAGGGACTCAGCCCACCTATAGCGGTAACTATGCGGCAAGCTTCACCACAGACCAGGGAGCTACCTGGTACCAGACTCTGGCAGGGGACAAAATCTGGAACTTCGATTTTAAGGATTCAGTTGTGTGGGCAGCTACCAGCTCCGGACTCAAAAGGTCGACTGATTTAGGGGCTTCCTGGAAAGTATTTAATTATATGCAGGATAAAGACCGACCGGACCAGCAGATTTTAAGCACGGAGTTTTACGCTGTCAGATTAGTCGGAGATACAATCTGGGCTGGGAATTTCGATGGCCTGGTCAAGAGCACAGACGATGGAATATCCTGGAAGGTATACAGGTCTTTTGCTAACATAGGATCGCCTCAAGCAACAAGCTCTTATGCTTATCCGAATCCCTTTTCACCGATGCTCGCCAATCAGGGAGTAAGGATTCATTACAAGCCGGATGCGGATGGGGAAGTAACCATAAAAATCTATGATTTTGAGATGAAATTGGTCAAAACTGTCTTAGAAAATGCCTCCCGTGCCGGAGGAGTAGAATACGACCAGGTGTGGGATGGCAAAAACGAGAATGAAGAGATAGTTGCCAATGGAATATACTTTTTCAAAATAGAAGGACCGGGTGGTCAGAAGGAATGGGGCAAGATCGGGGTTATAAAATAATCCTATTGCGGATCTGAGGAAAGGAGTTTAAAAATGATAAAAAAGATTTTTTTGACCATAAGCATCTTACTGATTACCTGTGTCTCTTTAGCCTTTGGTGCCACTGGTGACGGAGGATATGCAGCCGCTTTTTCGAGAATGGGTTTAGGTGCCAGGGCTTTAGGAATGGGTGGTGCTTTTGTGGCGGTAGCAGATGACGGTTTTGCCTCATCTTTTAATCCAGCCGGCTTAGTTCAACTTAAAAGACCCACTTTTAGCGCCAGCTACAGGCTTATGAGTCTTGACCGGAAACTGAGCTACGTCAGTTATCAGCAGCCGATTAAAGGAGGCGCGGCTGTAGGGCTTTACTGGATAAATGCAGGCGTAAGCAATGTTGAGACGAGAGATTACGAGGGAAAGGTCACAGGGGAGTTAACTAACCACGAGAA carries:
- a CDS encoding S8 family peptidase; the protein is PEYKKSLVPEILDYGASYAQLLQIHVPELHRLGYTGKGIRIGMLDTGYFLHHRAFQYLLDSNRIVATRDFINGGIYVEDPAGQQTIHGTYTLSALAGYVPDTLIGPAYNSEFVLAKTEIVNQEIQIEEDHWVAGIEWEESLGVDIVSSSLGYNRFDDSTGYTWADLDGHTAVVTIAAEMAVSKGVIVVNAAGNERNTPWHYIIAPADGDSVIAVGAVDLNGNIASFSSAGFPWDFQKGKIKPDVCACGVGTYCADAGGGYAYVNGTSLSTPLVAGTCALVLQTDTTLKPMQLRDRLWRTAYGVSSPDTLYGYGIVDAVRAAGFNYALAQTEKKIFAFPNPFEDDLTILVKASQTSQVQFSIFNAAGEKVLKSNPSLYDAENYVFFWNGKNERDEEIASGVYLVKVDIDGNSEIIKVFKNR